A single window of Streptomyces sudanensis DNA harbors:
- a CDS encoding DUF4232 domain-containing protein produces MPGKHTRKAVVTAMGLAAVLSLTACNGEENIGAGTPTAPSASVGGATGSTTSGSGGGSSAGPDTSGSSAGSDTSGSGGSGSDSGGSSGGSSSGGSPSGRADGGGGSDSDGTTGICRTRGLRIDAVDNSTDDEAGVVTVSLRNSGSGPCRISGYAGVDLRTSDGDTLSADRNGDAAPSTVLAVGETAAFNIHYPKNNSGGTGVRPTTIVVTAPDDTTQATVPWPGGSLPVTGDPGDGGSLEISPVGKVG; encoded by the coding sequence ATGCCCGGCAAGCACACCCGCAAGGCAGTCGTCACGGCAATGGGCCTCGCGGCCGTGTTGTCGCTCACCGCGTGCAACGGCGAGGAGAACATCGGCGCCGGCACGCCGACCGCGCCCTCGGCGTCCGTCGGCGGTGCGACCGGCTCCACCACGTCCGGTTCGGGCGGCGGTTCCTCCGCCGGTCCGGACACCTCCGGCTCCTCCGCCGGTTCGGACACCTCCGGTTCGGGCGGCTCCGGCTCCGACTCGGGCGGTTCCTCCGGAGGTTCCTCCTCGGGCGGTTCCCCCTCCGGCCGTGCCGACGGGGGCGGCGGCTCCGACTCCGACGGCACGACGGGCATCTGCCGCACCCGGGGGCTGCGGATCGACGCCGTCGACAACTCCACCGACGACGAGGCGGGCGTCGTCACCGTCAGCCTCAGGAACAGCGGATCCGGCCCCTGCAGGATCAGCGGCTACGCGGGCGTCGACCTGAGGACGAGCGACGGGGACACCCTGTCCGCGGACCGCAACGGCGACGCGGCCCCCTCCACCGTCCTCGCCGTCGGCGAGACCGCCGCGTTCAACATCCACTATCCGAAGAACAATTCGGGCGGCACCGGCGTCCGCCCCACCACGATCGTCGTCACCGCCCCCGACGACACCACCCAGGCCACCGTCCCCTGGCCCGGGGGATCGCTCCCCGTCACCGGCGACCCGGGCGACGGCGG